The Takifugu flavidus isolate HTHZ2018 chromosome 16, ASM371156v2, whole genome shotgun sequence genome contains the following window.
ATGTAACCTTAACGTTAGCACATCTAGGGAGCTCATGCTAAAGCAATGCTTTGCAGATTCGCCTTTCAAAATGGGATATCATTGGGAAAGATTTTATTAAAGTGGCAAAATAATTTTACTTTGACAATGATGTGTAGGTGAGGTGAAAAGTAGCAGGTAGTGTAAATAAGACAGGCCCACTCTAAGCTTGTTCAAGCGAGGCGAACGCAGTGGGCTTAGCATTCGCTAGCTTAATCTTCAACTGTTTACAATTTAAAGGTTGGTCAATTAGAACACTGCAATGTAAAAATCTGCTCCTACCTGATCTAGATTATCATCGCTTGCACTGTCTTCGGAATCAGAGTCAATCACGACTCGACCTTTTCGTTTCTTTACATTCACCATAATTAGCCGCGCAGCTAACCTAACAGCTACCTCTGTGTCGTCTAAATGTTTGCGGCTAACTGTTGCTGCTAGCTAgctctctttcctctgcagtCAACCACACAATAGCAGACTGCGCATGCGCGCTTGTGTTACGTTATTTACAGCCGTGCTTATTATGTCTTTACACTCACAAATAAGACGcactttttgtttgtatttaacCTATGGTAGTCACAGTGTTTGACCAAAAAATTAAATCACAATCAAAGACACCAAAGCTTCAGGACTAAACACCAATTCTTAGTGCGTCAGTCAGGACAGCAATCTTTGGTGCACTCAAGGTGCGTTCATGGTCCAcagttatttttatatttccGCTACATACTACTGTTCTTTAATAGGTAAACTTAGATTTCCTGGATGAGCATGAATGCAGCACTACTTCCGACGTGCCTCTCTCGTGTTTCCGGACAACCTTGGATCTGTGAATGAGTGCATTAACACCGTCGAAATGTCCTCTTTCACGATTCAGTTCAAATCATCCAAAATAAGAATTTAAGTCATTGACATGAATCAGCCATCTATTTGGTTCAACATGAGCAGAGTAAGTACATGCAGATTACCCCACTTGAAACGTTATTTACTATGACATTATCTGCATTCCGAGTGCGGCTTGTAATCTCAACTCGTTTTGTGCGTGATTTCGTTGTACCACCAGAGCCATTAATAATTGCACTGAACAATTCAGagaatttattattattatttattacatttatttagagaatgttttttattcctttatcaCAGGACTGAAACCTCCACATCGTTGCTGAAATGTCCCTGACAAAACTCACACGTCTCCCTTCTGGGAGGCTTCTGAACTCCATCCAGCGCCACCAGCAGGCTGtcctcccctccatcccctCTCTCGCCGTTCCCCGAAGAGCTATGACTAGAGAATACAGACGACCAGGAGAACCGATAGACAATAGGTTTCCATGGCAGAAAATCGACTTTGACTTCTCCAGGGGTTTGGAAGGATTAAAAAATAACATCATGCTGATAAAAAAGGAGCTTTCTGACCCCTGGGTGGGTCCAGAGGGGAAACCTATCCTTGAACACATGTTGGAACAGAACCGAGTCATATGGGAATTCAAGGGTCCGGAGAGCCTGGAGCAGTGGATCCTGTCCTCGGATCTTGAGATCGGAGGCAAAAGCGAGATTAATCTGAGGATGGGTAAAAATGGGCAGGCCTGTTTTCTGTCCGGAAACCTGGACTCCACTCCTCCGAGAGACGGAGAAACCCGCTACAGCGGCTACTGCACCATGCGCTCGAAGCAACCGCAGGTTAGTCTGCAGAGTCGCCTCTTCACTTTTAACAGGCTTTTTGTTCACCTGTTAGAATTCAGATGTTTGTCTATGGTCcaaaattaaacacaaatcCTTTGTCTCCCAGAGTTTTTTCAATAGAAAAAAGCACTACGACTGGTCCTCATTCAACACACTGCATTTGCGCGTGCGTGGCGATGGCCGCCCATGGATGATCAACATTGGGACGGAAACCTACTTCTCTCACCAGAAAAACGACATCTATTGTTATTTCATGTACACCAGAGGCGGGCCCTACTGGCAGGAGATCAAGGTTAGCTCAACACATCTGAGAAAAACCAACATGCACCAACTGTCGCTCCTCAGCCGTTACCTGCCTGTTTTACAGATACCATTCTCCAAGTTCTTCCTCTCAAGTTGCGGGAGGGTGCAAGATAGTCAGCATCCGCTCTGGCTGGACAAGGTGGAGTAAAGACGCGTCACACTGACATCATTCAATGCCACAGGTTTGGTTAACCTCGTAACCTTTCCTATTTTCCAGGTCAACACTGTTGGATTTACCCTGGGGGATAAAGCCGACGGCCCTTTCCAACTGGAGATCGATTTCATCGGAGTCTGCAGGGATTACGCACACACGGAGCAGTGCGCTTATGAATCTTACAAGAGAAACCCTGAGGTGTAAAGATGCATTTCCATGAGGCTTTACAGGATGATGTAGAACAAAGCTCTCAGCGTCCTGCGGTGACAGTCAGAAGTACTTTATATCAAGATGTGCAGGCTTGATTTCTGTAGGAGAAAAACTTTTCACACCAGTTGAAATGGACTAAATACCACGTGAGTCATTAAAAATGGAGCCCCAAACAGAAATACTTTGCATCGATGTCTTTATCAGCTGCTcgaaaagttaaaaataaaaacatacttGAAAAACATATCAAACTTTAAAGTACAACTTTTAAACAGATATTGCAAAGACAAATATTTCATTAACAAGACACTGATTTCCTACACGATAACATTAGAAGCATCATGGCTATAAAGTTTTTAAACTCAAGCACAATTATAAAAGCTTGAGAGCATCTACTACAACTAAGAAATGGAAAACAGTcataaaatatttacactgGACAAACAGGCTGTACAAACATCTCCACATTGTTACATCATGGCCAGGCCTCGCCGCGCTCCGAGCGCACTctccttcttctgcttcctgtcctgcatCTGTTTAGCTCTGCGGTCCTccctaaacaaacacacaaacaaccatGACAGATCAACAGTGTCGGGGGATTCAGCGTCGACTTTTTCCAAGTTTTGGACAAACCTTGTTTTGGTTTGATGCTGTTTGTAGTTTTTCTGATGCGAGCTGACTGAAACCAGTGACTTATTTGCTGTTGTGTTCTCTTTAACGTCTCCAAATGGTTTCAGTTTaccttaaaagaaaaaaggcacaATTTTAGAGATTCTTTGGTCGCAATATTGGCCATTTCACCTTGGCAGGAAGATTAATATCTGTATTTGTACCTGTATGAGGTTTGTAAGTGAGAGGACGAGACAGACTGGCCTTCAGATCGAACTTGGGCTTCTGTGCCCCGGGGGTGGTGATGTTGCTGGTGTTTCCAGTGAAAACAAACGGCCCTTTGTATTCAGTGGAAGAAGACCATCTTAATATTTCATGCGTGTCTTTCTATCAATGTCTGGAGAAAAGTAAAAAAGGCACCTGGAGTTTTTGTGGCAGAAAGAACTGCAGTTTTGACACTGTTAGCCTTTCCTTTATCAGCGGGGGTGCTGGAGGCCACACAGGAGGACATGCGCGCTGGCGTCTTCACCATGGACCTTTTGCTCCCGTTATCATGCGTAGCTTCAGTGAAACtgcaaaccaacaaaatcatgTGTTATATGGGTAATGTCACACAAGAAGccctgcagaaaagaaaaggtcGACTCACCGCACGTTGATTCTGCGGATGGAAAGGACGGAAGGCCTGAATGCTGCGTCTTCCTTCCCTGCAGGCTTCGGGGGGGCTTTAGTGGCCGACAGCATCGTGTTTCTGCgtttctcctcagctgctctcCTGTTGGGGGCTGGGCTGATCAGGGAGGCACGAGTTGCTCTCTGCAGAGAAAAATACAAACAGGTCATCACTTTTACATCATTCCTGAATTAGAGGATGCTGTGTTTTATCTTAACATGCTgtcgttttatttttaaatgaaagggaGGAAACCATTGCATTGCTGTCTCTAAACGGTTCAAAATGATCTCTGCTACTATTCGTTTCATCATTTTTTGGTACTTGCCTCTTGACATTTAGGCTGCTGGGGTTTGGTCTTCTCTGAGGGTttctgagaagaaaaacaggaaaatcagcTTCAGAGTAGATTTATTTATGACAACTCATTCTTCCTGAAAGATGTTAATTAAGCTTTACTTTTGAATCTTTCGCAGAACCTCTGTAAGTCTCCAGATTTTTGGTCTTCCGTTGGAAGTACGAGTCAATGGATTCCATCTTGTTAAAATGCGCTTCGTGGAGTTTCTTGAAGTCtataaaagagaaatatttacattataaTCTCCGTAACATTAACGGGAAAACAGCCTGAAAGTTTCAGCAAGACTGGGGCGTTGGTAAGTAATGAGGGATACGTACTGGGAGTGCCCATTTTCTTTTGGAGACGAGGAATTTTGCCAGCTTTAGCAatttttgattctttttctGGAGCTAGATTAAAAGATTAAGACGGCACAGATATTTAAACACATGCAAGTAAAACAGCAACCTTCCAACGATCGGATTCTGGTGGTATATGTTTGTGAAAGCCATAAACTGACCAGTATCAGCAATGACAGCCAATTCATCCCCgatttcaggctgctggtggctgccaGTGGACACAGTTTCTGGGTCCTTGGCTGAGGacacccttcttttttttccacgtCTGGCACCACAGGACGCAGCAGACACGGCCTCCTCAGTGCCAACCTAAGAGAAAAATCATGTCTTCATTCCTTGAAGGGTTGGGTGAAGCCGAATTTACGCAGAGACGCGTCCAATACCTCTGCAGAAGCAGGAGGACCGTGAACATTGCACTCGTTCGCCATCGAAGTATCAGAGATCTTCCTCTTGGTACCGTTTGCTTTACCCCGACGTGTGTTCACAAACACGGGAGGGTTGAAAATCTCTTCCTTGCTAGAGGTTTCTGTGCTTTTCTGAGCACTGCTCG
Protein-coding sequences here:
- the ndufaf1 gene encoding complex I intermediate-associated protein 30, mitochondrial; the encoded protein is MSLTKLTRLPSGRLLNSIQRHQQAVLPSIPSLAVPRRAMTREYRRPGEPIDNRFPWQKIDFDFSRGLEGLKNNIMLIKKELSDPWVGPEGKPILEHMLEQNRVIWEFKGPESLEQWILSSDLEIGGKSEINLRMGKNGQACFLSGNLDSTPPRDGETRYSGYCTMRSKQPQSFFNRKKHYDWSSFNTLHLRVRGDGRPWMINIGTETYFSHQKNDIYCYFMYTRGGPYWQEIKIPFSKFFLSSCGRVQDSQHPLWLDKVNTVGFTLGDKADGPFQLEIDFIGVCRDYAHTEQCAYESYKRNPEV
- the nusap1 gene encoding nucleolar and spindle-associated protein 1 gives rise to the protein MKSVQQASNMDFDSMKYAELRSLAKELGLKANKKAHELLEAIKQHYQQEAEESQLQEKEAADVLEDENASSAQKSTETSSKEEIFNPPVFVNTRRGKANGTKRKISDTSMANECNVHGPPASAEVGTEEAVSAASCGARRGKKRRVSSAKDPETVSTGSHQQPEIGDELAVIADTAPEKESKIAKAGKIPRLQKKMGTPNFKKLHEAHFNKMESIDSYFQRKTKNLETYRGSAKDSKKPSEKTKPQQPKCQEATTRASLISPAPNRRAAEEKRRNTMLSATKAPPKPAGKEDAAFRPSVLSIRRINVRFTEATHDNGSKRSMVKTPARMSSCVASSTPADKGKANSVKTAVLSATKTPGPFVFTGNTSNITTPGAQKPKFDLKASLSRPLTYKPHTGKLKPFGDVKENTTANKSLVSVSSHQKNYKQHQTKTREDRRAKQMQDRKQKKESALGARRGLAMM